The Candidatus Uhrbacteria bacterium genome has a segment encoding these proteins:
- a CDS encoding 3D domain-containing protein encodes MTIYTINKYNVAKKTCLAIMAVVLVGVQAAAPVAKAADFIPSLLWSKTETDSANDKVIVLPQKSRPTTIKTIRMDSTAYTSRANETDGSPFITADGSVVRDGYVATNVLPIGTKIRIPSVFGDKIFEVRDRMNPRYRYRVDIWMGDLASAKAYGLKRNIEVEVIEMGTGKKNWEQWNGRTADLNKVGKYGPAAEPIPQPYIIAKIDDQS; translated from the coding sequence ATGACTATCTATACCATCAACAAGTATAACGTAGCCAAAAAGACGTGTCTTGCCATTATGGCTGTCGTCCTCGTTGGCGTACAGGCTGCTGCTCCGGTTGCCAAGGCTGCGGATTTTATCCCAAGCTTGCTTTGGTCTAAAACGGAGACGGATTCTGCTAATGACAAAGTCATTGTTCTCCCGCAAAAGTCTCGCCCGACTACGATTAAGACCATTCGTATGGACTCAACGGCTTATACGTCTCGTGCTAATGAAACGGATGGTAGTCCGTTTATCACGGCTGACGGTTCTGTTGTTCGCGACGGTTATGTTGCAACGAATGTCTTGCCGATTGGTACCAAGATCCGTATTCCTTCCGTATTCGGTGACAAGATTTTTGAGGTTCGTGATCGCATGAATCCGCGCTATCGCTATCGCGTCGACATCTGGATGGGTGATCTTGCGTCTGCCAAGGCTTATGGATTGAAGCGCAATATCGAGGTTGAAGTTATCGAGATGGGTACGGGTAAAAAGAATTGGGAGCAGTGGAATGGCCGCACGGCTGACCTTAATAAGGTTGGTAAGTATGGTCCGGCCGCTGAACCGATCCCGCAGCCTTATATCATCGCGAAGATTGACGACCAGAGTTAA
- a CDS encoding transglycosylase domain-containing protein gives MSRKLGPKAWIALKIAVLGGLAISVIGLFVFTLFAAWVSRDLPDPNSLITRSVQQSTKIFDRTGEHLLYEIHGDERRTLVKIDEIPNSMQKAAIAIEDRLFYEHNGVYWRGFLRAGVMSVLRGQRLQGTSTLTQQLVRNAILTTERSYTRKLREIILSLQIEQKYSKEEILQLYLNEIPFGSNLYGVESASQTYFGKPAKELTLDESALLAAIIQRPDYFSPYGTGLSGDHREQLVQRQHLVLTKMADEGFFSREEVDAAKEVKTLEKIKPRRIGNIDAPHFVMYVRDLLETTYGDRAVAQGGLKVITTLDWSMQQAAEEEIKKGVETLGKQYQFTNAALVALEPKTGQVLTMVGSKDFFDEENDGQFNVTLSERQPGSSFKPIVYAAAFMRGYLPETQVWDVNTVFKTEIGKYEPKNYSLKENGPVSLRQALAGSLNIPAVKVLYLVGVGRVLDFAETLGYSTLEDRSRFGLSLVLGGAEVKPIEHAAAFAAFATDGEWRPTSAVLRVEDADGKILEEWKEPEARRVMDQQIARLTNDVLSDNNARAYIFGGRNSLTLPDRPVAAKTGTTNNNHDAWTAGYTPNLVSVVWVGNNDNSEMKRGADGSIVAAPIWQAFMKRALTGKPIERFTKPAPPETTRPILLGKVFEQKIKVNKLTGKLATDQTPPELVEERIGREAHDILYYVDKDDPTGPPPSNPADDPQFSNWETGVQTWVSKTSWNATSTIPTETDDAFTEETRPQISVLSPQANGSIFTRQMQVSLSINSSRPITRVEAFVDGTPVGSGFNAPWDFRVRIPNSIGKGFRTLIVRAYDNMGQWGESSTTFNLEADADPNEPTISIIAPSNGETWARTTFPKIIRVRLENPSQYDRVDVSFIGSDSVDRLVGTQLLPNANEITISVPAGPPIGRYDLVVKAKKANVDQFDRVQISVNITE, from the coding sequence TTGAGCCGAAAACTCGGCCCAAAGGCTTGGATTGCGCTAAAAATAGCCGTTTTAGGAGGTTTAGCGATCTCTGTAATCGGTCTTTTTGTCTTTACCTTGTTTGCCGCTTGGGTCAGCCGCGATTTGCCTGATCCAAACTCCCTGATCACCAGAAGCGTCCAGCAATCGACCAAAATCTTTGATCGTACCGGAGAACATCTCCTTTATGAGATCCACGGCGATGAACGTCGCACACTCGTAAAGATCGATGAGATTCCAAACTCGATGCAGAAAGCCGCCATCGCGATCGAGGACCGTTTATTTTACGAACACAACGGCGTCTACTGGCGCGGCTTCCTACGCGCCGGCGTCATGAGCGTTTTGCGCGGCCAGCGTTTGCAAGGAACTTCAACACTAACTCAGCAGCTCGTCCGCAATGCCATTCTCACAACAGAGCGCTCCTACACGCGTAAGCTGCGTGAAATTATTTTGTCACTGCAGATTGAACAGAAGTATTCCAAAGAAGAGATCTTGCAGCTGTATTTGAACGAGATTCCATTCGGCTCAAACTTGTATGGCGTCGAGTCGGCCTCGCAAACCTATTTTGGAAAACCTGCAAAAGAATTAACGCTTGATGAATCGGCATTACTTGCAGCCATCATTCAGCGTCCAGATTATTTTTCTCCGTACGGCACCGGCTTGAGCGGTGATCATCGCGAACAACTCGTACAACGTCAGCATCTCGTCCTCACAAAAATGGCTGATGAAGGATTTTTTTCTCGTGAAGAAGTCGATGCCGCTAAAGAAGTAAAGACGCTTGAAAAAATTAAACCGCGCCGCATCGGCAATATCGATGCGCCGCACTTTGTCATGTATGTCCGCGATCTTCTTGAAACAACCTATGGTGATCGCGCTGTCGCACAAGGCGGATTGAAAGTCATTACAACCTTGGACTGGAGCATGCAGCAGGCAGCAGAAGAGGAAATAAAAAAAGGCGTTGAAACACTTGGAAAACAATACCAATTTACCAACGCCGCCCTCGTTGCTTTGGAACCAAAGACTGGGCAAGTCCTGACAATGGTCGGATCCAAGGATTTCTTTGATGAAGAGAACGACGGTCAATTCAACGTAACCTTGTCGGAGCGTCAGCCTGGCTCCAGCTTTAAGCCGATTGTTTATGCGGCCGCCTTCATGCGCGGCTACTTACCAGAAACCCAAGTCTGGGACGTCAACACGGTTTTCAAAACCGAGATCGGAAAATACGAACCAAAAAACTACAGTCTGAAAGAAAACGGTCCCGTCTCTTTGCGTCAGGCATTGGCCGGCTCTCTGAATATTCCGGCCGTGAAAGTTCTCTACCTCGTCGGTGTCGGACGAGTGCTCGATTTTGCCGAAACACTCGGCTATTCAACGTTAGAAGACCGCAGTCGCTTTGGATTATCACTTGTACTCGGAGGCGCAGAAGTGAAACCAATCGAGCACGCTGCCGCCTTCGCAGCCTTTGCCACCGACGGTGAATGGCGTCCAACCTCTGCCGTTCTCCGTGTGGAAGATGCTGACGGAAAAATCCTTGAAGAGTGGAAGGAGCCGGAAGCTCGCCGCGTCATGGATCAGCAGATCGCCCGCCTCACCAACGACGTTCTCTCCGACAACAATGCGCGCGCCTACATTTTTGGCGGCCGTAACTCGCTCACGCTTCCGGATCGTCCGGTAGCTGCCAAAACCGGAACCACCAACAACAACCACGATGCATGGACGGCGGGCTACACGCCCAACCTCGTCTCGGTTGTCTGGGTCGGCAACAACGATAACTCGGAAATGAAACGCGGCGCGGACGGCTCCATCGTCGCCGCACCGATCTGGCAGGCCTTCATGAAGCGCGCGCTCACCGGCAAACCAATTGAACGCTTCACCAAGCCCGCCCCTCCGGAAACAACACGCCCAATCCTGCTCGGCAAAGTCTTTGAACAAAAAATCAAAGTCAACAAATTGACCGGCAAACTCGCCACCGATCAGACGCCGCCGGAACTCGTAGAAGAACGCATCGGCAGAGAAGCGCATGACATTCTTTACTACGTCGATAAAGACGATCCAACCGGACCACCTCCATCCAACCCGGCCGATGATCCACAATTCTCCAACTGGGAAACCGGCGTTCAAACCTGGGTCTCAAAAACAAGCTGGAATGCAACGAGCACGATCCCGACAGAAACGGATGACGCCTTCACGGAAGAAACTCGACCGCAAATCTCCGTGCTCTCGCCGCAAGCAAATGGATCGATCTTTACACGTCAGATGCAGGTCAGTCTCTCGATCAACTCCTCGCGCCCAATCACGCGCGTAGAAGCATTCGTCGACGGCACGCCTGTTGGATCTGGTTTCAATGCTCCCTGGGATTTCCGCGTAAGAATTCCAAACAGCATCGGCAAAGGCTTCCGCACACTCATCGTCCGCGCTTACGACAACATGGGCCAATGGGGCGAGTCGAGCACAACCTTCAACCTTGAAGCCGATGCCGATCCAAACGAACCAACCATCTCGATCATCGCGCCTTCCAACGGAGAAACCTGGGCACGCACGACATTCCCAAAAATCATCCGCGTCCGTCTGGAAAACCCATCGCAATATGATCGCGTAGACGTCAGCTTCATCGGCAGCGACAGCGTTGATCGTCTCGTAGGAACGCAGCTCCTGCCCAACGCCAACGAGATCACCATCTCCGTCCCAGCCGGTCCTCCAATCGGCCGCTACGATCTCGTCGTCAAAGCCAAAAAGGCCAATGTCGATCAATTCGACCGCGTGCAAATCAGTGTAAACATTACAGAATAA
- a CDS encoding 30S ribosomal protein S20 encodes MPNKHAAIKDLRKNERRAARNARLKMHVKALTKQLKETVKAGKKAEAIEVSRKLQQASDKAAKNHVLHFNKTRRMASASSKMIAAIK; translated from the coding sequence ATGCCAAACAAGCATGCAGCAATCAAAGACCTCCGCAAAAACGAGCGCCGCGCCGCTCGCAATGCCCGTCTTAAGATGCACGTAAAGGCTCTCACCAAGCAATTGAAGGAAACGGTGAAAGCCGGAAAAAAGGCTGAGGCTATTGAAGTTTCACGCAAACTTCAGCAAGCTTCCGACAAGGCTGCAAAGAACCACGTTCTTCATTTCAACAAAACACGCCGCATGGCATCAGCTTCCAGCAAGATGATCGCCGCCATCAAATAA
- the polA gene encoding DNA polymerase I: MKRLYILDANALLHRAWHAIRPLTNPKGQVVNCVYGMMMSVMKLIEDEKPDAFVACWDTEAPTFRHEAYEAYKANRVQKEDELYAQIPWVKEGLELIGVPSFELDGYEADDLLGTFAERAKKAGWEVVIVTGDRDALQLVKPGISVMAFKKGVTETKRYDVEAIKEEYGLTPEQFLEYKAMRGDTSDNIPGIRGIGDKGATDLLQKFGSIKAILKAAHDAKSDISASTREKLLGAEKEIPAIMALVTIEKNVPIDWKPALGVFPKDKEGLLAFLHANGFKSLLGKIPGEVVVKEKKVKGEKKQKGEKAKPEISVSLKNILLQEVRVEKKTEIKNVLEALRKSKDVVVRAVRNSQGSLFGNEAGGFVLADDRTAYVFSAALIESSKNELQDFLADDDVKFVAHDAKQDMKLLESHALEIPRWNFDTMLAGYVLGAGERNHDLGAIAAKYASVQLEQESGPLAEASVIRACVKTLKKLLEEESLLPILERFELPLVPILRAMEREGILVDRNYLRGLSKEMSKSKQEIEKKMIKAAGVDFNPGSPTQLAEVLFGKLGLETKGVKRGKTGFSTAAQELEKLRGSHPIIDMIEDYREVSKLLSTYVDVLPDLADANGRIHTSFDQAVAATGRLSSSDPNMQNIPIRTELGRKIRRAFIAKEGFVLLSCDYSQIELRLVAALAKDKAMLQAFENGEDVHTATASSIWEIPLKEVTKDQRRIAKAINFGLIFGQGPQGLAQSAGISFKEARAFIDKYFQVYKGIKNYMVETKLSAHKLGYVETFFGRKRYLPEIHSSMPMVRAQAERMAINMPVQGSEADLIKLAMIEIAKKLEDVSPASRMLLQVHDELLFEVPPNDVEKVSAFAKDLMENVEKVGVRVVVESKVGKNWEEMKPVE, from the coding sequence ATGAAACGCCTTTATATCTTGGATGCCAATGCTTTGCTTCATCGTGCTTGGCATGCGATTAGACCGCTGACTAATCCAAAGGGTCAGGTGGTTAATTGTGTGTATGGAATGATGATGTCGGTCATGAAGCTGATCGAGGATGAGAAGCCGGATGCTTTTGTCGCTTGTTGGGATACAGAGGCTCCGACATTTAGACATGAGGCATATGAGGCTTATAAGGCTAATCGCGTTCAAAAGGAGGATGAGCTCTATGCTCAGATCCCTTGGGTAAAGGAGGGTTTGGAATTGATTGGCGTGCCATCTTTTGAATTGGATGGATATGAGGCTGATGATTTACTCGGAACTTTTGCAGAACGAGCTAAAAAAGCTGGCTGGGAAGTCGTTATTGTTACTGGAGATCGTGATGCTTTGCAGCTGGTGAAGCCGGGTATTTCCGTTATGGCGTTTAAGAAAGGCGTTACGGAGACCAAGCGTTATGATGTTGAGGCGATTAAAGAAGAATATGGGCTAACGCCAGAGCAATTTCTTGAATATAAGGCAATGCGAGGCGATACGTCAGATAATATTCCGGGTATTCGAGGTATTGGAGACAAGGGTGCGACGGATTTGTTGCAGAAATTTGGCTCTATCAAAGCTATTTTGAAGGCTGCGCATGATGCAAAGTCAGATATTTCTGCATCGACTAGAGAGAAGTTACTTGGAGCAGAGAAAGAGATTCCGGCGATTATGGCTTTGGTCACTATCGAGAAAAATGTTCCGATTGATTGGAAGCCGGCTTTAGGAGTTTTTCCGAAAGATAAAGAAGGGCTGCTCGCCTTCTTGCATGCGAATGGTTTTAAATCTTTGCTTGGAAAAATTCCTGGTGAAGTTGTCGTGAAGGAGAAGAAGGTGAAGGGAGAGAAAAAACAGAAAGGAGAAAAAGCGAAACCAGAAATTTCTGTTTCACTTAAAAATATTCTTTTGCAAGAAGTGCGCGTTGAGAAAAAGACGGAGATCAAGAACGTGCTAGAAGCTTTACGAAAATCGAAAGACGTTGTTGTGCGAGCCGTGCGAAATTCGCAAGGATCATTATTTGGAAATGAAGCAGGAGGTTTTGTCTTGGCGGATGATCGGACAGCGTATGTTTTTTCTGCGGCACTGATCGAGTCGAGCAAGAACGAGTTGCAGGATTTTTTGGCAGACGACGATGTGAAGTTTGTCGCACATGATGCAAAGCAGGACATGAAGCTTTTGGAATCGCATGCGTTGGAAATTCCTCGCTGGAATTTTGATACGATGCTTGCCGGATATGTGTTGGGCGCCGGAGAACGCAATCATGATTTGGGCGCGATCGCGGCAAAGTATGCGAGCGTGCAGCTTGAACAAGAAAGCGGACCATTGGCGGAAGCGAGTGTTATCAGGGCTTGCGTGAAGACGTTAAAAAAGTTGCTGGAGGAAGAATCGCTCTTGCCGATCCTTGAACGTTTTGAACTTCCGCTTGTTCCGATTTTGCGCGCGATGGAGCGTGAAGGTATTTTGGTGGATCGAAATTATCTACGCGGACTCTCAAAAGAGATGTCGAAATCAAAACAAGAGATTGAAAAGAAGATGATCAAGGCTGCGGGAGTGGATTTTAATCCAGGATCCCCTACCCAGCTCGCGGAAGTGCTTTTTGGGAAACTTGGCTTGGAGACGAAAGGTGTGAAGCGCGGCAAGACGGGTTTCTCGACAGCTGCTCAAGAGTTGGAAAAATTACGCGGCTCACATCCTATTATTGATATGATCGAAGATTATCGAGAGGTGTCAAAATTACTCTCGACGTATGTTGATGTCCTTCCGGATCTCGCGGATGCGAATGGACGTATCCATACTTCTTTTGATCAAGCGGTCGCGGCGACGGGAAGACTTTCTTCATCGGATCCGAACATGCAAAATATTCCGATCCGAACCGAGCTTGGCAGAAAAATTCGCCGAGCATTTATTGCGAAGGAGGGATTTGTTTTGTTGTCCTGTGACTACTCGCAGATTGAATTGAGATTGGTGGCGGCGCTCGCCAAAGACAAAGCGATGCTTCAGGCATTTGAAAATGGAGAGGATGTGCATACGGCTACAGCATCGTCTATTTGGGAGATTCCGTTGAAGGAGGTGACCAAGGATCAGCGCCGCATCGCTAAAGCCATTAACTTTGGATTGATTTTTGGCCAAGGTCCGCAGGGTTTGGCTCAATCGGCGGGCATTTCATTTAAGGAGGCAAGAGCGTTTATCGACAAATACTTCCAGGTTTACAAAGGAATCAAGAATTATATGGTGGAGACCAAGCTTTCTGCGCATAAACTTGGCTATGTTGAAACGTTTTTTGGAAGAAAGCGTTATTTGCCAGAGATTCATTCTTCTATGCCGATGGTAAGGGCCCAGGCTGAAAGAATGGCTATCAATATGCCCGTACAAGGCTCTGAGGCCGATTTAATCAAGCTGGCGATGATCGAAATAGCCAAAAAATTAGAGGATGTGTCCCCTGCTAGCCGTATGCTTTTGCAGGTTCATGATGAATTGTTGTTTGAAGTGCCACCGAATGATGTTGAAAAAGTCTCGGCTTTTGCAAAAGACTTGATGGAGAATGTTGAGAAGGTTGGTGTACGGGTTGTCGTTGAGTCGAAGGTAGGAAAAAATTGGGAAGAGATGAAGCCTGTCGAATAG
- the dnaN gene encoding DNA polymerase III subunit beta: MHFACTQENLLQGLSLVSHISGKNANLPILGNVLLKTDSGGLKLSTTNLEMAVSAQVRGRVEAQGEFTVPAKLLQDYISLLPAGKVELVLADDVLEVRADGSSTSIKGMPSSEFPLIPKLAKDGGYHLKADVLRNAIGQVAFAVSGSESRPELSGVACYFHGQINGSLVMAATDSYRLSERVLPLEGTGTQKEGKCIVPARAMQEAARILTAYKDDVGMPEQVEWSVTDSQMVMTYGNVELISRLIEASFPDYRQLIPAQFKTTMVLSRSELQKAIRAASLFSRQGLFDIHFEVVPGEGLKVSSADTGTGAHKTTLKAEIDGDANKVILNFRYISDGLSAMGTDKIVLRMIDAMNPVVVTPKDQEGFRYIVMPIRQ, encoded by the coding sequence ATGCATTTCGCTTGTACTCAGGAGAACCTTCTTCAAGGCCTTTCTCTGGTAAGTCATATCTCCGGGAAGAATGCCAATCTCCCTATCTTGGGAAATGTTCTTCTTAAGACAGACTCCGGAGGTTTAAAACTCTCGACGACCAATCTTGAGATGGCGGTTTCAGCCCAGGTCAGAGGACGTGTCGAGGCTCAGGGTGAGTTTACGGTTCCTGCCAAGCTTTTGCAGGATTACATTTCATTGCTTCCAGCCGGAAAGGTTGAATTGGTTTTGGCGGATGATGTATTGGAAGTTCGAGCGGATGGATCATCCACATCTATTAAGGGAATGCCGTCTTCCGAGTTCCCGCTTATCCCCAAGTTAGCCAAAGACGGTGGATATCATTTGAAGGCTGATGTTTTGCGAAATGCGATCGGACAGGTGGCGTTTGCCGTGTCGGGTTCCGAGTCGCGTCCGGAGCTTTCGGGTGTCGCTTGTTATTTCCATGGTCAGATCAATGGGAGTTTGGTGATGGCAGCTACGGACTCATACCGCCTCTCGGAGCGCGTTTTGCCCCTTGAGGGCACGGGGACGCAGAAAGAGGGTAAGTGTATCGTTCCGGCCCGCGCGATGCAGGAGGCGGCCAGAATCCTGACGGCTTACAAGGATGATGTTGGGATGCCGGAACAGGTTGAGTGGTCGGTGACGGATAGCCAGATGGTCATGACTTATGGAAACGTGGAATTGATCTCGCGCTTGATTGAAGCTTCTTTCCCGGATTATCGACAGCTTATTCCGGCACAGTTCAAGACAACGATGGTTTTGTCACGATCAGAACTTCAGAAAGCGATTCGCGCCGCTTCATTGTTCTCACGCCAAGGATTGTTTGATATTCACTTCGAAGTTGTTCCAGGAGAAGGTTTGAAGGTTTCTTCTGCGGATACGGGAACGGGTGCACATAAGACGACATTGAAAGCCGAGATTGATGGTGATGCGAACAAAGTTATTTTGAACTTCCGTTATATTTCTGATGGATTGTCAGCGATGGGAACGGATAAGATCGTGCTGCGCATGATTGATGCGATGAATCCGGTCGTCGTTACTCCAAAAGATCAGGAAGGTTTCCGCTACATCGTGATGCCGATCAGACAGTAG